A single Plasmodium knowlesi strain H genome assembly, chromosome: 13 DNA region contains:
- a CDS encoding 3'-5' exonuclease, putative, with product MYLYHSNKCAIKKGIPLFRNVVSICFLRKAQNGDLVKRRKLFCNTKFISTISEERKTGCEQANRDQPSTPFGSYNEKSSYKDIKIVENEKEGNDAAEEINRNDIIAVDFEGTNLGKYGKVCIMQVYTEERTPGGVHPKSECLSREKYYIFDLLKMSVIKSVKKIIENKKTLKLVHDCREDSSALYNQLGIKFENVYDTSRAHMLLMEKNRNSDIYQVSFLQLLNDYLGIKDDCLSSIKKEMYKNEKIWEVRPLSKMSIIYALKNVKYLFPLYRIFDNMLSKKIVLEKSKDFVNYCFMNSRYKLPVDLAKRGNVVQAMLVSKSMLNCVFKLNSTRKGIACTPSSVAQFRDVKVGDVVLCVISNKSIDQKILYLCKHDDVYDYWNLKERPRGKFKPSIHENATDPMIQFCDEEESA from the coding sequence ATGTACCTATATCACAGCAACAAGTGCGCGATCAAAAAAGGCATACCACTCTTCCGTAACGTAGTTAGTATATGCTTTTTGAGGAAGGCACAAAATGGGGATTTAGTAAAAAGGCGAAAGTTGTTTTGTAACACCAAGTTCATTTCTACCATTTCGGAAGAGCGTAAAACAGGATGTGAACAAGCGAACAGAGACCAGCCTTCCACTCCGTTTGGAAGTTACAATGAGAAAAGTAGCTATAAAGACATAAAAATtgtagaaaatgaaaaggaaggcaATGACGCCGCTGAAGAAATAAACCGAAACGACATCATCGCAGTTGATTTTGAGGGAACGAATTTAGGGAAATATGGAAAGGTATGCATAATGCAGGTGTACACGGAGGAAAGAACCCCGGGAGGAGTACACCCAAAAAGTGAGTGTTTATCCCGTGAGAAGTACTATATATTCGACTTACTAAAAATGTCAGTTATAaaaagtgttaaaaaaataatcgaaaataagaaaacaCTAAAATTGGTACACGACTGCAGGGAAGATAGCTCCGCCCTATACAACCAGCTGGGAATAAAATTCGAAAACGTTTACGATACGTCCAGGGCGCACATGCTACTGATGGAAAAGAACAGAAATAGTGACATCTATCAGGTAAGCTTTCTCCAACTCTTGAACGATTATTTGGGAATTAAGGATGATTGTTTAAGTAGcatcaaaaaggaaatgtataagaatgaaaaaatttgggAAGTGAGACCATTAAGTAAAATGTCTATCATTTATgccttaaaaaatgtgaagtaTTTATTCCCCCTGTACAGGATATTCGATAACAtgctttcaaaaaaaattgttttggAAAAATCGAAAGATTTTGTAAATTACTGTTTTATGAATTCGCGGTATAAATTACCCGTCGACTTAGCCAAACGGGGGAACGTTGTCCAAGCCATGTTGGTAAGTAAGTCGATGCTAAATTGTGTTTTTAAACTAAATAGTACACGGAAAGGAATTGCATGCACCCCATCCTCCGTTGCGCAGTTTCGTGATGTTAAGGTGGGCGATGTTGTTCTGTGTGTGATAAGCAACAAGTCCATAgatcaaaaaatattatatttgTGCAAGCATGACGATGTGTACGATTACTGGAATTTGAAGGAAAGACCGAGGGGGAAATTTAAGCCGTCAATACATGAGAATGCCACCGATCCGATGATTCAGTTTTGCGACGAGGAGGAATCAGCATAG